The DNA sequence TACTGGCTGGAGAGTCCTTGTTGGACCAAGGGACTCCTCTGGAATACCAGACTACCTTGATAAACTTGCATCAGAGTGAGGGGTGGTTCAGTGAAGATGCTGATGGTCATGGACCCTGCGAGGTGCAGTGGCTGCGATGACTGTATAAATGCGTGCAGGGAAACCCATGGAGTCGCCAGGGCAAGGAAGGGAGATAGGATGCCCCTATTCTGTCTGCAGTGCCATCCAGAGAAGGCTCCCTGCGCAAGGATATGTCCGGTGGGTGCCATAAGGGAGGTTGACGGGGCCCTTGTTGTTGATGAGGAGTCCTGCATACTCTGCAAGCTATGCATGGTGGCCTGCCCGGCTGGCATGATTGTGATGAACACTGAGAAGAAATCAGCAGAGAAATGCACACTCTGCATGGACGCAGAAGTCATACTGCCAGCCTGTGTGGAGGCATGCAAGGAGAACGTTCTTAAACTGGTCTCCCTGGATGACCTTGCTGAGCTGAGGGATCGCGCTGACTTCAGTGAGGTCCTTGAGGAGGCGGTGAAGATATACGGGAAAAAGATCTAGCCATCCCCTCTCTCCCCGTAGCCTTGGATTTCAACGTGAAGGGTGTTTATGAACACCCTTATATATTTATATGATTCCTTCAGGTCCTCAATGGGGCCCCTGAAGTAGATGTAGTATATGTATCCTCCCTTTTTGAAGATGAAGGTCACTACCCTTTCATTTTTTGTATCTGCAGTTATCATGTATCCATGTTCACTGTCAACTGTTATATTGCTCCTTGCTATGTTAAGGAGACCCCTCATATTCAGAACTTCAAGGATGATCTCTGAAAATTCATCGGCAGTTAAACCCTCAGCCCTCCGCCTTTTTATGGCTATTTTGAGATTGTCACTCCAGGCATCAATGAGCCTCTCACCGTCGCGGGTCTCAAAGATGTTCCAGAACCTGGGGTACCTGAAGCTGATTTCACCGTCATGGAATTCCTCTAGATCAGGTTCAACGTCGATGATGTCAATGGCTTCACGTGCCTTCCTCCTCACAAAGAGGTAGGGATCCCTGAGGGCCATGTGGAGATCCTCAAGGGCTGCAGGGTCACCTATGCGTCCGAGGGCCTCGGCAACCTTGCCACGGACATAACGATTTTCATCCCTTCTGCGACCCGCGAGCATCCCTTTAAGCCTGGGCACGGCCCTTCGGGATCCTATCTCACCCAGGGCCTCAACAACCATGGCACGTGTCTGCCATTGCGGGTCTGAAAGTTTCTCAAGGAGGGGGTCCACAGCATATTCACCCATATTAACGACGGCCAGCAGTATATGGCGTCTGACCTCTGTATCGGGGTCATTGAGGTTATCCAGAAGGACTTCAAGGCACCTTTTATCCCCGAATCTTCTTATGACTTTCGCAGCGGTTTTACGGACCATCCATGAACTGTCGCCCAGGGCCCGGGATGCATATCTGAGGCCCAGTTCAGGGTCCAGTCCTGCAATGGACTCAATGGAGTTCCTCCTTATATCCTCTGATGGGTGGTCCACAAATTTTTCAATGGCCCTCAGGGACTCCTCTGATGGGAACTCTGAGAGTGACCTCATGGCACCTATTTTAACTTCATCATCAGGATCCTCAAGGGCCCTGAGGAGGGGTTTAACCGCCGAGGGGTTTCCTATTTTTCCGAGAGCTCTTGCTGCGGCCGCCCTCACACCTGCAAGTATGGGGTAGTCCTTCTGCCATTCCTCATATCTGAGGGCGTCCATGAGGGCATCAGCAGATCTCTCATCTGCCATCCTCTCAAGGGCAACTGCGGCCTCCCTTCTAACGGTAAAATCATGGCTTTTGAGGGCATCTATGAGGCCGGAAACATCATTGGACATCAGAAGAGCATTGATCTTATCGGTGAATGCAATCACAATCCCCCCTAAATCTCTAATTTATAATTTAATCTGGAAAAAATAAGTTTTGTGGTTTTTCAGGGATCAGCGATTTCAGAGGCAAGCTTCATGGCTTTATCTTCTCCGTATATAATCTTCATATTCCAGAGGAATGTGAGGAATGATTTAAGGGGGGTGGGGTCCTTTCCAATCCCTCTTTTCTCGATGTAGCCAACTGTTTTCTCCAGGGATGTTTTATCCCCCGCCACACTGTAAATCAGTGCGGCATCAGAATAATGTGCCAGACAGTATACATTTTCGTCTCCATCCCCCTGAAATGATCCATCAGGGCGCTGATGAGCATTTAACCATTCAGAACCCCTTTTTATTGAATCGAGAACTCTGGTGTCATTTGTGGAGAGGTAGTAAAGTGCAAGTCCCTTTAGTATGCCAATATTCTCGTAGGCTCTGGAACTCCATGAGCCATCAGCCCCCTGTTCTTCGATGACGGAATATAAGATTCCAGTTTTGTTGGAGGGATACATGCCAGCCACCTGGGACTTCGTTTTGATCTTAAGATATTCACTTCCAAAAG is a window from the Methanothermobacter thermautotrophicus str. Delta H genome containing:
- a CDS encoding 4Fe-4S dicluster domain-containing protein; this encodes MLMVMDPARCSGCDDCINACRETHGVARARKGDRMPLFCLQCHPEKAPCARICPVGAIREVDGALVVDEESCILCKLCMVACPAGMIVMNTEKKSAEKCTLCMDAEVILPACVEACKENVLKLVSLDDLAELRDRADFSEVLEEAVKIYGKKI
- a CDS encoding HEAT repeat domain-containing protein, whose amino-acid sequence is MIAFTDKINALLMSNDVSGLIDALKSHDFTVRREAAVALERMADERSADALMDALRYEEWQKDYPILAGVRAAAARALGKIGNPSAVKPLLRALEDPDDEVKIGAMRSLSEFPSEESLRAIEKFVDHPSEDIRRNSIESIAGLDPELGLRYASRALGDSSWMVRKTAAKVIRRFGDKRCLEVLLDNLNDPDTEVRRHILLAVVNMGEYAVDPLLEKLSDPQWQTRAMVVEALGEIGSRRAVPRLKGMLAGRRRDENRYVRGKVAEALGRIGDPAALEDLHMALRDPYLFVRRKAREAIDIIDVEPDLEEFHDGEISFRYPRFWNIFETRDGERLIDAWSDNLKIAIKRRRAEGLTADEFSEIILEVLNMRGLLNIARSNITVDSEHGYMITADTKNERVVTFIFKKGGYIYYIYFRGPIEDLKESYKYIRVFINTLHVEIQGYGERGDG